From one Geoalkalibacter halelectricus genomic stretch:
- a CDS encoding ABC transporter permease, whose protein sequence is MTLKTIALNNLRRRKARMAFLVIGLLVGIATVVALVSLTEAMTMETEHKLDQFGANILITPRSDDLSISYGGITVGDVAVQYEPIREADLPLIRTIEERRNIAAVAPKVLGAVTVNEQRVVLMGVDRNIEFDLKRWWVIDGRAPETDDEMVAGRDVAAALGLNMGDSVPVNGRIFTLTGILQETGSQDDRMLITSLAPAQELLGKQGLISLVEVAALCADCPVEVIVAQIAEVLPYTRVLALQQVVASRMHAIDQFRLLSLSVAGVVVFIGALVVFVTMMGSVNERTREIGIFRALGFRRGHVVGLILLEAFVVSLLAGILGYLSGIGITKALLPFLATEHPHFDLSLLLMGGSILLAVIVGALASLYPALHASRMDPTEALRAL, encoded by the coding sequence ATGACTCTGAAAACGATTGCTCTCAATAATCTGCGCCGGCGCAAGGCGCGTATGGCCTTTCTCGTTATCGGTTTGCTGGTGGGGATCGCCACCGTGGTGGCCCTGGTGTCGCTCACCGAAGCCATGACCATGGAAACCGAGCACAAACTCGATCAGTTCGGTGCCAACATTCTCATTACGCCGCGCAGTGACGATTTGTCCATCTCCTACGGCGGTATTACCGTCGGCGATGTAGCGGTGCAGTATGAACCCATCCGCGAGGCGGATCTGCCCTTGATCCGCACCATTGAAGAGCGGCGCAATATCGCGGCGGTGGCGCCCAAGGTGCTCGGTGCGGTGACCGTCAACGAGCAGCGCGTGGTGCTCATGGGGGTCGACCGCAACATTGAATTTGATCTCAAGCGCTGGTGGGTCATCGACGGTCGGGCTCCCGAAACCGATGATGAAATGGTGGCGGGCAGAGATGTCGCCGCGGCCCTGGGTCTGAACATGGGTGACAGCGTGCCCGTCAACGGCCGCATCTTCACCCTGACCGGCATCCTCCAGGAGACCGGTTCGCAGGACGACCGCATGCTCATCACTTCCTTGGCGCCCGCCCAGGAGCTGCTCGGCAAGCAGGGGCTGATTTCTCTGGTCGAGGTGGCGGCGTTGTGCGCCGACTGCCCCGTCGAGGTCATCGTAGCGCAGATCGCCGAGGTGCTGCCCTATACCCGCGTTCTGGCATTGCAGCAGGTGGTGGCCAGCCGCATGCACGCCATTGATCAGTTTCGCCTGCTGTCCCTGAGCGTGGCCGGGGTGGTGGTGTTCATCGGCGCCCTGGTGGTGTTTGTCACCATGATGGGTTCGGTCAACGAGCGCACCCGCGAGATCGGCATTTTCCGCGCCCTGGGTTTCCGCCGTGGGCATGTGGTCGGCCTGATTCTGCTTGAGGCCTTCGTGGTCAGCCTGCTGGCCGGCATTCTCGGTTACCTGTCCGGCATTGGCATCACCAAGGCGCTGCTGCCGTTTCTCGCCACCGAGCATCCGCACTTCGACCTGAGCCTGCTGCTCATGGGCGGCTCGATTCTGCTGGCGGTCATCGTCGGCGCCCTGGCATCGCTCTATCCGGCCCTGCACGCCAGCCGCATGGATCCGACCGAAGCCCTGCGAGCGCTGTAA
- a CDS encoding DUF2318 domain-containing protein, giving the protein MTDRQEKKAQFEQQGSNKKPLLVVAAVVVAALLAVAGWGLLGGGSGGYPAVAAQNGMVSIPAAQVSDGKAHFFSFRDGNATINFFVLKSSDGVIRAAFDACDVCFRDRLGYRQDGDSMVCIACNQRFASTQINELKGGCNPAPLDRVVRDGMVLIAEADIKAGVGYFPPTTR; this is encoded by the coding sequence ATGACGGATCGTCAGGAAAAAAAAGCCCAGTTTGAACAGCAAGGATCCAACAAAAAACCTCTACTGGTCGTTGCCGCGGTCGTGGTGGCCGCGCTTTTGGCCGTGGCAGGCTGGGGCCTGCTGGGCGGCGGCTCCGGTGGCTATCCGGCGGTGGCCGCGCAAAATGGAATGGTGAGCATTCCGGCAGCCCAGGTCAGTGACGGCAAGGCCCATTTCTTCAGCTTTCGCGACGGCAACGCCACCATCAATTTCTTCGTCCTCAAGAGCAGCGACGGGGTGATCCGGGCGGCCTTCGATGCCTGCGATGTTTGCTTCCGCGACCGCCTGGGCTATCGCCAGGACGGTGATTCCATGGTGTGCATCGCCTGCAATCAGCGCTTTGCCTCGACGCAGATCAACGAACTCAAGGGCGGCTGCAACCCCGCGCCCCTCGATCGGGTGGTACGCGACGGCATGGTCTTGATCGCCGAGGCCGACATCAAGGCGGGCGTCGGTTATTTTCCTCCTACAACGCGTTAA
- a CDS encoding heavy-metal-associated domain-containing protein, with protein MKSRWLVSLVLVLVAVAAAYAVFGQRSSEATTFAELRVQGMTCGACSGRVQKAARGLPGVGSVEVNLAAGSARVAFDPQRIDAERIAFAVSEAGYPAQLLSVMDLEQIQAEQQAQRELAVKYVGQIGERLVSREEFGQYLVSMTGGTPDGFISPAVAGQAWRNLVQRELLLADAAASAVAVSAEEAREEIETMRQSMPNFDQLAAARFGSLEAFVERLRSDLTISRHLEQNVINGEQDPRLRQMLVERRVQEIGVRIPVRIFDPMLNNAGRGGCC; from the coding sequence ATGAAATCTCGCTGGCTCGTTTCCCTGGTCTTGGTGCTGGTTGCGGTCGCGGCGGCCTACGCCGTGTTCGGGCAGCGTTCCTCCGAGGCCACGACCTTTGCCGAACTTCGTGTGCAAGGCATGACTTGCGGCGCCTGTTCCGGACGCGTGCAGAAGGCCGCGCGCGGTTTGCCCGGCGTCGGGAGCGTGGAAGTGAATCTCGCGGCCGGCAGCGCCCGCGTGGCCTTTGATCCGCAGCGGATCGACGCTGAACGCATCGCCTTCGCCGTGAGCGAGGCCGGCTATCCGGCGCAATTGCTGAGCGTGATGGATCTTGAGCAAATTCAGGCCGAGCAGCAGGCACAGCGCGAACTGGCCGTCAAGTACGTGGGGCAGATTGGTGAGCGCCTGGTGTCGCGCGAGGAATTCGGCCAGTATCTGGTCAGCATGACCGGCGGAACCCCGGACGGATTCATCTCCCCGGCCGTGGCCGGCCAGGCGTGGCGCAATCTGGTCCAGCGCGAGCTGCTGCTTGCCGATGCCGCGGCCAGCGCCGTCGCGGTCAGCGCCGAGGAAGCCCGGGAGGAGATCGAAACCATGCGCCAGTCCATGCCGAATTTCGATCAACTTGCCGCGGCACGCTTCGGTAGCCTGGAGGCCTTTGTCGAGCGCCTGCGGAGCGACCTCACCATCAGCCGGCACCTGGAGCAAAACGTCATCAACGGCGAGCAGGATCCGCGCCTGCGGCAGATGCTCGTCGAGCGCCGCGTGCAGGAGATCGGAGTGCGCATTCCGGTGCGGATTTTTGATCCCATGCTCAACAACGCCGGTCGCGGTGGGTGCTGCTGA
- a CDS encoding TrmH family RNA methyltransferase: protein MPGPNRKNIRQRYEKERRRNLLAQPGPHEMIIVLDRLKAGYNIPKIFRSAEAFGAREVHLVGIDTFDPAPAKGSFRKVPARFHDDFSACHTGLVAQGYELFLLDPAGGSLLQEAPLPPRSAFVFGHEEFGPSFERAAYPDLQCLSIPQFGSVQSLNVSIAASIVMYEYVRRRLGSGGG from the coding sequence ATGCCCGGACCGAACCGCAAAAACATACGGCAGCGCTATGAAAAAGAGCGCCGCCGCAATCTTCTGGCCCAACCCGGCCCGCACGAGATGATCATCGTCCTCGACCGCCTCAAGGCCGGCTACAATATCCCCAAAATCTTTCGCAGCGCCGAGGCCTTCGGCGCCCGCGAAGTCCACCTGGTGGGCATCGATACCTTTGATCCGGCACCGGCCAAGGGCTCGTTCCGCAAGGTTCCGGCGCGCTTTCATGACGATTTTTCCGCCTGCCATACCGGCCTGGTCGCCCAGGGCTATGAGCTGTTTCTCCTCGACCCCGCCGGGGGCTCCCTGCTTCAGGAGGCGCCGCTTCCACCGCGCAGCGCCTTCGTTTTCGGGCATGAAGAATTCGGTCCGAGCTTCGAGCGCGCCGCCTACCCTGATCTGCAGTGCCTGAGTATTCCTCAATTCGGCAGCGTGCAGAGCCTCAACGTCAGCATCGCGGCTTCCATCGTCATGTACGAATATGTACGGCGCAGACTCGGTTCAGGGGGCGGGTGA
- a CDS encoding YbfB/YjiJ family MFS transporter, producing the protein MEEKVKIRAVLLGGFVVLLIAMGVGRFAYTPLLPPMMEQYGFDADDAGLLASLNYLGYLVGAFAAGALCRVLGEGRLLVVGLALSVLSTAATGLFLSLSAVGLLRLVAGLASAFCFVAASGAVLNALAREGRDGLAGLFYGGVGFGIVLSGLLAVPLLEQFNATGAWVALGLLSALLLWPVRGLLHGSPVQPRRKKAAAKPPLPRGGRFYRLVAAYGLEGFGYIITGTFLVAAAGTVFEAAGAAGVWIVAGCAAIPSAFLWSQAARRFGALPSLIAAYFLQAIGIALPVFFPNPVGVTLGALLFGGTFMGIVGMALATGGSLLPAGRARVIGLMTGIYGIGQIIGPFLAGFMAARTGSFDLSLIVAATAVCAGGLLLLPDALRGASSSSSPAP; encoded by the coding sequence GTGGAGGAGAAAGTCAAGATCCGAGCCGTCTTGCTCGGAGGGTTCGTGGTGCTGCTCATCGCCATGGGCGTCGGTCGATTCGCCTACACGCCGCTGTTGCCGCCCATGATGGAGCAGTATGGGTTTGATGCCGATGACGCGGGGCTGCTGGCGTCCCTCAACTACCTTGGTTATCTGGTCGGTGCTTTTGCGGCGGGCGCCTTGTGTCGCGTCCTCGGCGAGGGGCGCCTGCTGGTTGTGGGCTTGGCGCTCTCGGTCCTGAGTACGGCGGCAACCGGACTTTTTCTGAGCCTCTCCGCGGTGGGGCTGTTGCGGCTGGTGGCCGGTCTGGCCAGCGCGTTTTGCTTCGTCGCCGCCTCGGGCGCGGTGCTCAACGCCCTTGCGCGAGAGGGTCGCGACGGGCTTGCTGGGTTGTTCTATGGCGGGGTGGGCTTCGGCATCGTGCTGTCGGGCTTGCTGGCCGTGCCGTTGTTGGAGCAGTTCAATGCCACCGGTGCCTGGGTGGCCTTGGGGCTGCTCAGCGCGCTTCTACTGTGGCCGGTGCGCGGGCTTTTACACGGCAGCCCCGTTCAGCCGCGCCGGAAGAAAGCCGCCGCCAAGCCGCCGCTGCCGCGCGGGGGACGGTTTTATCGGTTGGTGGCCGCCTACGGGCTGGAGGGTTTCGGCTACATCATCACCGGCACCTTCCTGGTGGCCGCGGCGGGCACGGTCTTTGAGGCGGCGGGGGCGGCCGGGGTCTGGATCGTGGCCGGGTGCGCCGCCATCCCTTCGGCCTTTCTCTGGTCGCAGGCGGCGCGCCGCTTCGGCGCCCTACCGTCGTTGATCGCCGCCTACTTTCTGCAGGCCATCGGAATCGCCCTGCCGGTGTTTTTTCCCAACCCGGTCGGAGTAACCCTTGGCGCCCTGCTGTTTGGTGGAACGTTCATGGGCATTGTCGGCATGGCCCTGGCGACCGGCGGCAGCCTGCTGCCGGCCGGGCGTGCCCGAGTGATCGGGCTGATGACCGGCATCTACGGCATCGGTCAGATCATCGGCCCTTTTCTGGCCGGTTTCATGGCGGCGCGCACCGGCAGCTTCGATCTGTCCCTGATCGTGGCGGCGACCGCCGTCTGCGCCGGGGGTCTGCTGTTGTTGCCCGATGCTCTGCGCGGTGCCTCATCCTCTTCCTCACCCGCCCCCTGA
- a CDS encoding rhodanese-like domain-containing protein yields MRLKAFTFLAVLIALVVAGCTTVYPDTDGVARMSLEQLHGRLGESDLVIIDARTPGEWRRAEVKIPGAVREDPRQISWADRYDKNDTLVLYCA; encoded by the coding sequence ATGAGACTCAAGGCATTTACATTCTTGGCAGTGTTGATCGCCCTGGTCGTGGCCGGCTGCACCACGGTTTACCCGGACACAGATGGGGTGGCGCGCATGAGCCTGGAGCAACTCCATGGGCGCCTCGGCGAGAGCGATCTGGTCATCATTGATGCGCGCACACCTGGAGAGTGGCGCCGGGCCGAGGTGAAAATCCCCGGGGCGGTGCGCGAGGATCCGAGGCAGATTTCCTGGGCCGATCGCTACGATAAGAACGACACCCTGGTTCTGTATTGCGCTTGA
- the mgtE gene encoding magnesium transporter, with translation MNTSPDILSEITALCASGDAEALRAYCLPLHAADLAAALAEAPPADAATVLGFLDLDSSAEILAHLSPEDQQIISAQLSPEGLARIISRMDADDRVDLMRNLPEERSEKILHLLAQAEREDIRKLGSYREGTAGALMTSDYATLTPELTAQAAINKLRLEAPDKETIYYAYVIDAQRRLLGLVSLKDLILARPDARIENFMHRDLITAKVDDDQEEVARTMAKYDLLAIPVTNGNDALAGIVTFDDAHDVAEEEATEDMHRMGALSHTPPGLGSVNMLEASTWLIVQKRIPWLLVLVFMNIFSGAGIAYFEDTIEAVVALVFFLPLLIDSGGNAGSQSATLMIRALATGRAHLKDWFALLGKEVGVAIILGVGMAVAVSVIGVFRAGPEVAAVVAMTMVCTVLFGSLVGMSLPFILSKFKLDPATASAPLVTSIADIGGVLIYFSIATWFLRDIIVAAA, from the coding sequence ATGAACACTTCCCCCGATATCCTCAGCGAAATTACTGCTCTGTGCGCCTCCGGCGATGCGGAAGCGTTGCGCGCCTATTGTCTGCCCCTGCATGCCGCCGATCTGGCCGCCGCCCTGGCCGAAGCGCCGCCGGCGGATGCCGCGACGGTGCTTGGCTTTCTGGACCTGGATTCCAGCGCCGAAATTCTCGCCCACCTCAGCCCCGAGGATCAGCAAATCATCTCCGCGCAGCTGTCGCCCGAGGGTCTGGCCCGCATCATTTCGCGCATGGACGCCGACGATCGGGTTGACTTAATGCGCAATCTGCCCGAGGAGCGTAGCGAAAAAATCCTGCACCTGCTGGCCCAGGCCGAACGCGAGGACATCCGTAAGCTCGGCTCCTATCGCGAAGGTACGGCCGGCGCCCTGATGACCTCCGACTACGCCACCCTCACCCCTGAGCTGACCGCCCAGGCGGCGATCAACAAGCTGCGCCTGGAAGCTCCGGACAAGGAAACCATCTACTACGCCTACGTCATCGACGCCCAGCGGCGCCTGCTCGGGTTGGTGTCACTCAAGGATCTGATTCTGGCCCGGCCCGACGCGCGCATCGAAAATTTCATGCACCGCGATCTGATCACCGCCAAGGTCGACGACGACCAGGAAGAGGTCGCGCGCACCATGGCCAAATACGACCTGCTGGCCATCCCCGTCACCAACGGCAACGACGCCCTGGCCGGCATCGTGACCTTCGACGATGCCCATGACGTCGCCGAGGAGGAAGCCACCGAGGACATGCACCGCATGGGGGCCCTCTCCCACACACCCCCGGGGCTCGGCAGCGTCAACATGCTTGAGGCGAGCACCTGGCTGATCGTGCAGAAGCGCATTCCCTGGCTGCTGGTGCTGGTGTTCATGAATATTTTTTCCGGCGCCGGCATCGCCTACTTCGAGGACACTATCGAAGCCGTGGTGGCCCTGGTGTTTTTCCTGCCGCTGCTCATCGACAGCGGCGGCAATGCCGGCAGCCAGTCGGCAACCCTCATGATCCGCGCCCTGGCGACTGGGCGCGCCCACTTGAAGGACTGGTTCGCCCTGCTCGGCAAGGAAGTCGGCGTGGCCATCATTCTGGGGGTGGGCATGGCCGTCGCGGTTTCCGTCATCGGCGTGTTCCGTGCCGGTCCTGAAGTCGCGGCAGTGGTGGCCATGACCATGGTGTGCACCGTTTTGTTCGGTTCCCTGGTGGGGATGTCGCTGCCGTTCATCCTCAGCAAGTTCAAACTCGATCCGGCAACGGCCAGCGCCCCCCTGGTCACCTCCATCGCGGACATCGGCGGGGTGTTGATTTATTTTTCCATCGCAACCTGGTTCTTGCGCGACATCATCGTGGCGGCGGCCTGA
- a CDS encoding erythromycin esterase family protein, protein MRYFLPFILFILPLCLGLPAAQAEKPEPLKSLRAQAVPLESARDLDPLLRLAKDRSLVLLGEASHGTSEFYTWRADISRRLIEEEGYRFIAVEGDWASLYRLNLYVRGLGAEGESARGIMEGFSRWPIWMWANEETAALIKWLREYNAERPAAEQVGFYGIDVYGPETSLAKVRSLVERKGADLAEEVAASYACLQPYAEDFSLYARAVAQGGRSCEGEARRVVALLREARSDLAQEDRAGYFNLKQNALVVKNAERHYRAMPLRGDQSWNHRVDHFYLTVERLLAHYGAGAQGIVWAHNTHIGDARATAMAAQGQRNIGQIARRQLGEEKVLAVGFGTHRGEVMAGLSWGAEPQVMRVPPAREGSFEDLLHRTEVAQLLLIFDDPEDFPALLEPLGHRAIGVVYDPRRERVANYVPSLVPLRYDAFIYLEETRALRPIP, encoded by the coding sequence CCTTTGTGCCTTGGCCTGCCCGCCGCCCAGGCCGAAAAACCGGAGCCGCTGAAATCCCTGCGTGCCCAGGCTGTGCCGTTGGAGTCCGCCCGGGATCTTGATCCCCTGCTGCGACTCGCCAAGGATCGCTCCCTGGTGCTGCTCGGCGAGGCTTCCCACGGCACATCGGAGTTCTATACCTGGCGGGCGGATATCAGTCGCCGCCTGATCGAGGAGGAGGGCTATCGCTTCATTGCCGTCGAGGGTGACTGGGCCAGTCTCTATCGCTTGAATCTGTATGTGCGCGGGTTGGGTGCCGAGGGCGAGAGTGCGCGCGGCATCATGGAGGGTTTCAGCCGCTGGCCGATCTGGATGTGGGCCAACGAGGAGACGGCCGCGCTGATCAAGTGGCTGCGGGAATACAACGCCGAGCGCCCCGCCGCTGAGCAGGTGGGCTTTTACGGTATCGACGTCTATGGCCCGGAGACTTCCCTGGCCAAGGTGCGCTCGCTGGTGGAGCGCAAAGGAGCGGATCTGGCGGAAGAAGTTGCGGCGTCCTACGCCTGCCTGCAACCCTATGCGGAGGACTTTTCCCTTTATGCGCGTGCGGTGGCTCAAGGCGGGAGGTCTTGCGAGGGGGAGGCGCGCCGTGTGGTGGCTCTGCTTCGCGAGGCGCGCAGCGACCTGGCGCAGGAAGATCGGGCCGGCTATTTCAATCTCAAACAAAACGCCCTGGTGGTGAAAAACGCCGAGCGCCACTACCGCGCCATGCCCCTGCGGGGTGACCAGTCGTGGAATCATCGCGTCGATCACTTCTATCTCACCGTGGAGCGCCTGCTGGCCCATTACGGCGCCGGGGCCCAGGGCATTGTCTGGGCGCATAACACCCACATCGGCGACGCCCGGGCGACAGCCATGGCCGCGCAAGGCCAGCGCAACATCGGTCAGATCGCCCGCCGGCAACTGGGCGAGGAGAAGGTGCTGGCCGTGGGTTTCGGCACCCATCGCGGAGAGGTGATGGCAGGCCTGAGTTGGGGTGCCGAGCCGCAGGTCATGAGAGTGCCTCCGGCCCGCGAGGGCAGCTTCGAGGATCTGCTGCACCGCACCGAAGTCGCGCAATTGCTGCTGATCTTCGATGATCCTGAGGATTTTCCAGCTTTGCTTGAGCCCCTGGGGCACCGAGCCATCGGCGTGGTCTATGATCCGCGCCGCGAGCGGGTCGCCAACTACGTCCCCTCCCTGGTGCCATTGCGGTACGATGCGTTTATCTACCTGGAGGAAACCCGCGCGCTGCGGCCTATTCCATAA